One window of Candidatus Microthrix subdominans genomic DNA carries:
- a CDS encoding SDR family oxidoreductase, which translates to MVQRSADRPTLQGRSALVTGGGSGIGLAAAAALVADGADVTLMGRTADKLEAAAEQLRQQAPEGVRVRTSAGDVTADADVAAAVALADADQTLRIVVASAGDGTMGPVVATSTEEWNRILGVTLTGVFLVFREAGAAIVRNGGGSMVAVSSVASRLTHRFMAPYSVAKAGVDMLVKVTADELGRAGVRVNAVNPGIIRTDLVAMIEEESSVGQSYLNNTPLGRFGEVGDVAPLIRFLCGPESGFITGETVGADGGHHLRDGPDYLEWAEGLYGDAAHGRVPAPE; encoded by the coding sequence ATGGTCCAACGCTCGGCCGACCGACCGACGCTTCAAGGGCGCTCGGCCCTCGTCACCGGAGGGGGCAGCGGCATCGGGTTGGCGGCGGCAGCTGCGCTGGTGGCCGACGGCGCCGACGTCACGCTGATGGGCCGCACCGCCGACAAGCTCGAAGCCGCCGCCGAGCAGCTGCGCCAACAGGCGCCCGAAGGCGTTCGGGTGCGCACGTCCGCCGGCGATGTCACCGCCGATGCCGACGTCGCCGCAGCGGTCGCGCTGGCCGACGCCGACCAAACGCTCAGGATCGTCGTCGCCTCAGCGGGCGACGGGACGATGGGGCCGGTGGTGGCCACCTCCACCGAGGAGTGGAACCGCATCCTCGGCGTCACGCTCACCGGGGTGTTTCTCGTTTTTCGTGAGGCTGGTGCGGCGATCGTGCGCAACGGCGGCGGGTCGATGGTGGCGGTGTCGTCGGTGGCCAGCCGACTGACCCACCGGTTCATGGCGCCCTACTCGGTGGCCAAGGCCGGGGTGGACATGCTGGTGAAGGTCACCGCCGACGAGCTGGGCCGTGCGGGCGTGCGGGTCAACGCCGTCAACCCGGGCATCATCCGCACCGACCTGGTGGCGATGATCGAGGAGGAGTCCTCGGTGGGGCAGAGCTACCTGAACAACACGCCGCTGGGCCGCTTCGGCGAGGTCGGCGACGTGGCACCGCTCATCCGGTTTCTGTGTGGGCCCGAGTCCGGCTTCATCACCGGTGAGACGGTGGGCGCCGACGGCGGGCATCACCTCCGCGATGGGCCCGACTATCTGGAGTGGGCCGAAGGGTTGTACGGCGATGCCGCCCACGGCCGGGTTCCTGCGCCTGAGTGA